The Nocardioides sp. S5 genome includes a window with the following:
- a CDS encoding RNB domain-containing ribonuclease, translated as MPSNRVVKVRSSGDSVTAQEMRDGIAAIQAEMKVSAAFPEAVERAATEAAADPRLPDLDRTDIELITIDPESARDLDQALHIERDPDTGGYVVHYAIADVAAFVAPGDPVDVEANRRGETLYGADSKIPLHPPVLSEDAASLLPDQVRPALLWTIKVDDTGEGTDVQVERALVRSRAKLSYEAVQADVDAGRESDLIGLLSEVGELRLAREAARGGVSLPLPEQELAETGEGHWELEFRRLTPVETWNAQISLLTGMAAASLMVYARVGILRTLPPADPRDVQRLHRTARALGIAWPAEQLYPDFVRTLDPSRPTHAAMIVACTRLLRGAGYVTFNGGLPEQAQHSALASEYAHVTAPLRRLVDRYAGEVCVALCAGTEVPEWVVAAMGELPDSMRESGRRANQYENAIVNLCEAELLHDRVGDSFAAVVVEVDEKDGTRGDITIEDPAIEASVRAERDLPLGEEVTVELVQADPASRSVEFRLA; from the coding sequence ATGCCCAGCAACCGCGTGGTGAAGGTCCGTTCGAGCGGCGACAGCGTCACCGCGCAGGAGATGCGCGACGGCATCGCCGCGATCCAGGCGGAGATGAAGGTCTCCGCGGCGTTCCCCGAGGCGGTCGAGCGAGCGGCCACCGAGGCTGCCGCCGACCCCCGGCTCCCGGACCTCGACCGCACCGACATCGAGCTCATCACCATCGACCCCGAGTCGGCGCGCGACCTCGACCAGGCGCTGCACATCGAGCGGGACCCCGACACGGGCGGCTACGTCGTCCACTACGCCATCGCCGACGTCGCTGCCTTCGTCGCCCCCGGCGACCCCGTCGACGTCGAGGCCAACCGGCGGGGCGAGACGCTCTACGGCGCGGACTCCAAGATCCCGTTGCACCCGCCCGTCCTCAGCGAGGACGCGGCCTCCCTGCTGCCGGACCAGGTGCGTCCGGCGCTGCTGTGGACCATCAAGGTCGACGACACCGGCGAGGGCACCGACGTCCAGGTCGAGCGTGCCCTGGTCCGCTCACGCGCCAAGCTGTCCTACGAGGCGGTGCAAGCCGACGTCGACGCCGGTCGCGAGAGCGACCTCATCGGCCTGCTGAGTGAGGTCGGTGAGCTCCGGCTCGCACGCGAGGCCGCCCGCGGCGGCGTCTCGCTGCCGTTGCCCGAGCAGGAGCTGGCCGAGACCGGCGAGGGCCACTGGGAGCTGGAGTTCCGCCGCCTGACTCCCGTCGAGACCTGGAACGCCCAGATCTCCCTGCTCACCGGGATGGCCGCCGCGTCGCTGATGGTCTACGCCCGGGTGGGCATCCTGCGGACCCTCCCGCCGGCCGACCCGCGCGACGTGCAGCGGCTGCACCGTACGGCCCGGGCCCTGGGCATCGCCTGGCCGGCCGAGCAGCTCTACCCCGACTTCGTCCGCACCCTCGACCCGTCGCGGCCCACGCACGCGGCGATGATCGTCGCGTGCACGCGCCTGCTGCGCGGGGCGGGCTACGTCACCTTCAACGGGGGGCTGCCCGAGCAGGCGCAGCACTCGGCGCTCGCCTCGGAGTACGCCCACGTCACCGCACCTCTGCGGCGCCTGGTCGACCGCTACGCCGGCGAGGTGTGCGTGGCGCTGTGCGCGGGCACGGAGGTGCCGGAGTGGGTGGTCGCGGCGATGGGCGAGCTGCCCGACTCGATGCGCGAGTCCGGTCGGCGCGCCAACCAGTACGAGAACGCGATCGTGAACCTCTGCGAGGCCGAGCTGCTGCACGACCGGGTGGGCGACAGCTTCGCGGCCGTGGTCGTCGAGGTGGACGAGAAGGACGGCACGCGGGGCGACATCACCATCGAGGACCCCGCCATCGAGGCGTCGGTCCGGGCCGAGCGCGACCTGCCGCTGGGCGAGGAGGTCACCGTCGAGCTGGTCCAGGCCGACCCGGCGTCGCGGTCGGTGGAGTTCCGGCTCGCCTGA
- a CDS encoding FUSC family protein produces the protein MRLDAELMAARGRTSLRARVARLRSKGWVIGQCAVAAGVAWWLAADVLGHRLPFFAPIAAVVSLGMSYGQRQRRVAEVTVGVALGVFLGDATTHLIGSGGPQIALIVAAGMSIALLLDAGQLLLIQAAVQGIVVAALAPAPGDAFVRWTDALIGGAVALVAATVVPRAPLRKPRDQAAVVVRKIAELLRSSSDRLGDGDAERALATLREARSTDVLISELRAASEEGLSVVSSSPFRRGHGEHQRQLAELVEPLDVALRNTRVVVRRVAVASHRREPVPASYAALMRDLAELADRVADELVADRMATAVIDDLVALGHATATVEHSHDLSAEVILAQVRSIIADLLALCGMDPLEATDVIPLR, from the coding sequence ATGCGCCTCGACGCGGAGCTGATGGCCGCGCGGGGACGCACGTCCCTGCGGGCCCGGGTCGCACGCCTGCGGTCCAAGGGCTGGGTCATCGGCCAGTGCGCGGTCGCGGCCGGCGTCGCGTGGTGGCTCGCGGCCGACGTCCTCGGCCACCGACTGCCGTTCTTCGCCCCGATCGCGGCCGTCGTGTCGCTCGGGATGTCCTACGGCCAGCGCCAGCGCCGCGTCGCGGAGGTCACGGTCGGCGTGGCGCTCGGGGTGTTCCTGGGCGACGCGACCACCCACCTGATCGGCTCGGGCGGACCCCAGATCGCCCTCATCGTCGCGGCGGGAATGTCGATCGCGCTGCTGCTCGACGCCGGGCAGCTGCTGCTCATCCAGGCGGCCGTCCAGGGCATCGTGGTGGCGGCGCTGGCACCGGCACCCGGAGATGCGTTCGTGCGCTGGACCGATGCGCTCATCGGTGGCGCGGTGGCGCTCGTGGCGGCCACCGTCGTCCCACGTGCGCCCTTGCGCAAGCCGCGCGACCAGGCGGCCGTCGTCGTGCGCAAGATCGCGGAGCTGCTGCGGTCGTCGTCGGACCGGCTCGGTGACGGTGACGCCGAGCGGGCGCTCGCGACGCTGCGCGAGGCCCGGTCCACCGACGTCCTGATCTCGGAGCTGCGGGCGGCGTCGGAGGAGGGCCTGTCGGTGGTGAGCTCCTCTCCCTTCCGCCGTGGCCACGGTGAGCACCAGCGCCAGCTCGCGGAGCTCGTCGAGCCGCTCGACGTGGCCCTGCGCAACACCCGCGTCGTCGTACGTCGGGTGGCCGTGGCGAGCCACCGCCGCGAGCCGGTCCCGGCGTCGTACGCCGCCCTGATGCGCGATCTGGCCGAGCTCGCCGACCGGGTGGCCGACGAGCTCGTCGCCGACCGGATGGCGACCGCGGTGATCGACGACCTGGTCGCGCTCGGCCACGCCACCGCGACCGTCGAGCACAGCCACGACCTGTCGGCCGAGGTGATCCTCGCGCAGGTGCGCTCGATCATCGCCGACCTGCTCGCGCTGTGCGGGATGGACCCGCTCGAGGCGACCGACGTGATCCCGCTGCGCTGA
- a CDS encoding C4-type zinc ribbon domain-containing protein, which yields MKADPTHQVQLLDVAELDRRVAQLRHQRSSLPELAEIAALTSERTALTDQVRDARIVVDDLTVEQVKADREVEQVKTRRERDRNRMDTGQITNPKDLERMQHELVSLERRISTLEDAELEVMEKLEEAQQVLDGLGIRADDIDARLAELVAARDEKQAGIDASLAEVTAARGSAVDGIPDALLALYERLREQKGIGAALLRARQCGGCNMTLDASELSRIRSAPVDEVVRCEECQRILVRTDESGL from the coding sequence TTGAAGGCCGATCCCACCCACCAGGTCCAGCTGCTCGACGTGGCAGAGCTGGACCGACGCGTCGCCCAGCTGCGCCACCAGCGCTCGTCGCTGCCGGAGCTCGCCGAGATCGCGGCGTTGACCTCCGAGCGCACTGCACTGACCGACCAGGTGCGCGATGCCCGCATCGTCGTCGACGACCTCACCGTCGAGCAGGTGAAGGCCGACCGCGAGGTCGAGCAGGTGAAGACGCGGCGCGAGCGCGACCGCAACCGGATGGACACCGGCCAGATCACGAACCCCAAGGACCTCGAGCGGATGCAGCACGAGCTGGTCTCGCTCGAGCGCCGGATCTCCACGCTCGAGGACGCCGAGCTCGAGGTGATGGAGAAGCTCGAGGAGGCCCAGCAGGTGCTCGACGGCCTGGGCATCCGCGCCGACGACATCGATGCGCGCCTCGCCGAGCTCGTCGCCGCCCGCGACGAGAAGCAGGCCGGGATCGACGCCTCCCTCGCCGAGGTCACCGCCGCACGCGGCTCCGCTGTCGACGGCATCCCCGACGCGCTGCTGGCGCTCTACGAGCGGCTGCGCGAGCAGAAGGGCATCGGCGCGGCCCTGCTGCGCGCCCGCCAGTGCGGTGGCTGCAACATGACCCTCGACGCCTCCGAGCTCTCCCGGATCCGGTCGGCCCCGGTCGACGAGGTGGTCCGGTGCGAGGAGTGCCAGCGCATCCTGGTGCGCACCGACGAGTCGGGACTCTGA
- the yaaA gene encoding peroxide stress protein YaaA, with amino-acid sequence MLILLPPSEGKSAPRRGRPLDLDSLSAPRLTATRRELLEALTRLCEEDPDRAADALGLGATQRDLVERNAHLRTAPTARADAIYTGVLFDALDVATLSPAARRRATSRLAVTSSLFGIVRPGDRIPAYRLSGDAVLPGVGPVAAAWREVLGEAVTDAMRGGLLVDLRSSTYAAFWRPGKDLARRVATVRVLHESDGRRTVVSHFNKATKGRIVRALLEDGADPRTPAALAEALTRLGWTVEVGEPTPKGTQLDVVVSQV; translated from the coding sequence GTGCTGATCCTGCTGCCGCCCAGCGAGGGCAAGTCCGCGCCGCGTCGCGGCAGGCCCCTCGACCTGGACTCCCTCTCCGCTCCCCGGTTGACCGCGACCCGCCGCGAGCTGCTCGAGGCCCTGACCCGCCTGTGCGAGGAGGACCCCGACCGGGCGGCCGACGCGCTCGGCCTCGGCGCCACGCAGCGCGACCTCGTCGAGCGCAACGCGCACCTCCGCACCGCGCCGACAGCCCGCGCCGACGCGATCTACACCGGGGTCCTCTTCGACGCCCTCGACGTCGCGACGCTCTCCCCCGCGGCCCGTCGTCGCGCGACCTCGCGCCTGGCCGTGACGAGCTCGCTGTTCGGCATCGTCCGCCCCGGCGACCGGATCCCGGCCTACCGGCTCTCGGGCGACGCCGTCCTGCCCGGTGTGGGCCCGGTGGCCGCCGCCTGGCGCGAGGTCCTCGGCGAGGCGGTCACGGACGCGATGCGCGGTGGCCTGCTGGTCGACCTCCGCTCCAGCACGTACGCCGCCTTCTGGCGGCCCGGCAAGGACCTGGCCCGCCGCGTCGCGACCGTGCGTGTGCTCCACGAGTCCGACGGACGGCGCACCGTGGTGAGCCACTTCAACAAGGCCACCAAGGGCCGCATCGTCCGCGCGCTGCTGGAGGACGGGGCCGACCCGCGCACGCCGGCAGCCCTGGCCGAGGCGCTGACCCGCCTCGGCTGGACCGTCGAGGTCGGCGAGCCGACGCCGAAGGGCACCCAGCTCGACGTGGTCGTCAGCCAGGTCTGA
- a CDS encoding toxin HicA — translation MADVVAAMRRNQQNVAFNDLLKVCEHYFGTPRQSGTSHAVFKTPWPGDPRVNIQNDKGKAKAYQVRQVLKAIDKKEAM, via the coding sequence TTGGCCGATGTCGTCGCTGCGATGCGCCGGAACCAGCAGAACGTCGCCTTCAACGATCTCCTCAAGGTGTGCGAGCACTACTTCGGTACACCGCGGCAGTCCGGCACCTCCCACGCGGTCTTCAAGACCCCCTGGCCGGGTGACCCTCGAGTCAACATCCAGAACGACAAAGGCAAGGCCAAGGCGTACCAGGTGCGCCAGGTCCTCAAGGCAATCGACAAGAAGGAGGCCATGTGA